A region from the Candidatus Binatia bacterium genome encodes:
- the mutL gene encoding DNA mismatch repair endonuclease MutL yields the protein MNSLAQPVDGLWHRNEAAGQEPCRVQVLPKDVADQIAAGEVVERPASVVKELVENSLDAGATAIVVELEEAGLGLIAVVDNGEGMNRADAVAAFQRHATSKIRTIQDLESIATLGFRGEALASIAAVSTTTLCSRRAEDLAGTRVVVEGGKVLEVADVGMPPGTRVEVVGLFANVPARRKFLKAPATEVGQVSEYLTRIALAWPHVGFQLRHGRRLLLDLPAANEPLERLAQVFGRERAESFLAFRAESSLGRVAGWLSPTHFSLPSPRQVFTYVNARYVRDKLLTHALLAGYNTLLMTGRYPAAVLFLELPPSEVDVNVHPAKLEVRFRRGGAVHELVSRGVQERLRLALAPQASSASGAPAAGFTLEASLPPAALLPFDPPPPGTPSSRVPRWVLEVPWRSSSREAADRALHSSARAFRFGELRIVGQVFAGYVVCEGHEELVLLDQHAAHERVVFERLRSSYARGPLPQQHLLIGAVVHLDPQAQARVSEYREEASRLGFDIEPFGVDAVLVRSVPALLAHIDPAQLVRDLAEELVELDRSQAPARATERIFARMACHSAVRVGQAMSIEEIQALLRAMDEVDFAAHCPHGRPAFLAWPRTEIERLFRRV from the coding sequence ATGAATTCGCTTGCACAGCCGGTAGACGGGCTTTGGCACCGAAACGAAGCGGCGGGGCAGGAGCCCTGCCGAGTGCAGGTCTTGCCGAAAGACGTTGCCGATCAAATCGCCGCCGGTGAGGTGGTGGAACGGCCAGCGTCGGTGGTGAAAGAGCTCGTGGAAAATTCCCTCGATGCCGGGGCCACGGCCATTGTGGTGGAACTCGAAGAGGCAGGGCTCGGCCTCATTGCGGTGGTGGACAATGGCGAGGGCATGAATCGGGCCGATGCGGTGGCGGCATTCCAACGCCATGCCACGAGCAAGATCCGCACGATCCAGGATCTCGAATCCATCGCCACGCTCGGTTTTCGCGGTGAGGCGCTGGCCAGCATTGCTGCAGTCTCCACAACCACGTTGTGCAGCCGGCGTGCTGAGGACTTAGCGGGCACCCGTGTGGTGGTCGAAGGGGGGAAGGTGTTGGAGGTAGCCGATGTCGGTATGCCGCCAGGTACGCGCGTGGAGGTGGTCGGGTTGTTTGCCAACGTGCCAGCGCGGCGTAAGTTCTTAAAGGCCCCGGCAACCGAGGTCGGCCAAGTGAGCGAGTACCTCACCCGCATTGCCTTGGCTTGGCCGCACGTCGGCTTTCAATTGCGCCACGGGCGGCGCTTGTTGCTGGACTTGCCTGCGGCCAACGAGCCCCTGGAACGGCTCGCGCAAGTGTTCGGGCGAGAGCGCGCCGAAAGTTTCCTCGCCTTCCGAGCCGAAAGTTCCCTCGGCCGGGTTGCCGGTTGGCTGAGTCCGACCCACTTTAGCTTACCCTCGCCGCGGCAAGTGTTTACCTACGTGAACGCGCGCTACGTACGGGACAAGCTGCTCACCCATGCGCTGCTTGCCGGATACAACACCTTGCTCATGACCGGGCGTTATCCCGCAGCCGTACTGTTTCTGGAACTTCCGCCCTCGGAAGTGGACGTAAACGTTCATCCCGCCAAGCTCGAAGTCCGTTTTCGCCGCGGTGGAGCGGTGCACGAATTGGTGAGCCGCGGGGTGCAGGAGCGTTTGCGGCTGGCGTTAGCTCCGCAAGCGAGCAGCGCAAGCGGTGCGCCCGCTGCCGGATTCACGCTGGAAGCTAGCCTGCCGCCGGCAGCTTTACTACCGTTCGACCCGCCGCCTCCTGGAACCCCGTCTTCCCGCGTGCCGCGGTGGGTGCTGGAAGTCCCGTGGCGTTCGAGCTCGAGAGAGGCAGCCGATCGTGCGCTGCACTCCAGCGCGCGAGCATTTCGGTTTGGCGAATTACGCATCGTGGGGCAGGTGTTCGCGGGGTATGTGGTGTGCGAGGGGCACGAGGAACTCGTGCTGCTCGACCAGCATGCCGCACACGAACGAGTGGTGTTCGAGCGCCTGCGCAGCTCATACGCCCGTGGCCCCTTGCCGCAGCAACATTTGCTCATCGGCGCGGTGGTACATCTCGATCCCCAGGCGCAAGCGCGGGTGAGCGAGTACCGCGAGGAAGCCTCTCGGCTCGGCTTTGACATTGAGCCGTTTGGGGTAGATGCGGTGCTCGTGCGCAGCGTACCGGCGCTGCTCGCGCACATAGATCCAGCGCAGCTCGTGCGCGACTTGGCAGAGGAACTCGTGGAGCTCGACCGCAGCCAAGCTCCAGCCCGTGCGACGGAGCGCATCTTTGCGCGCATGGCCTGCCACAGTGCGGTGCGGGTCGGACAGGCGATGAGCATCGAGGAAATCCAGGCCCTGTTGCGCGCGATGGACGAGGTGGATTTTGCCGCTCACTGCCCGCATGGCCGGCCTGCATTTCTCGCTTGGCCGCGGACGGAGATCGAGCGGTTGTTTCGCCGCGTTTGA
- the rpmB gene encoding 50S ribosomal protein L28, giving the protein MARSCEICGKHRSVGHNVSHANNKTKRTWQPNLQRVRVQVNGGVRRLRVCTRCIRSGRVTKAPVRSLAL; this is encoded by the coding sequence ATGGCCAGAAGCTGCGAAATCTGCGGAAAACATCGCTCGGTAGGGCACAATGTGAGCCACGCCAATAACAAAACGAAGCGAACGTGGCAGCCGAATTTGCAACGAGTGCGGGTGCAAGTCAACGGTGGGGTGCGCCGGCTGCGCGTGTGCACGCGCTGTATCCGCTCTGGCCGGGTGACGAAAGCACCGGTGCGATCGTTGGCTCTTTAG
- a CDS encoding SCP2 sterol-binding domain-containing protein — protein MQMEARPVPSLEEFLNQRIAPRFAEQVRDVEKRLAELERQLADLRAAEGTIAWEIQGSEPAVRYANFAAGQMRIEAEPAHPPVMTIVQTAEDWARFTSGLPIPFGTDPRRPLGKSRLERLKGIVGSVRFILTGLEGGDWSCLVVFGDAPKEGEPRVTITLPATTVTELQQGKIDPQAAFMQGRIKLAGDMGFAMQLGMTLFM, from the coding sequence ATGCAAATGGAAGCGCGGCCAGTGCCGAGTTTGGAGGAGTTTTTGAATCAACGCATTGCTCCGCGGTTTGCGGAGCAAGTGCGGGATGTTGAGAAACGCTTAGCCGAGCTCGAGCGGCAGTTGGCCGATTTGCGTGCTGCGGAAGGAACCATTGCGTGGGAGATTCAAGGCAGTGAGCCAGCAGTGCGCTATGCCAACTTTGCCGCGGGGCAAATGCGCATCGAAGCCGAGCCTGCGCATCCGCCGGTGATGACGATTGTACAAACCGCCGAGGATTGGGCCCGTTTTACCTCGGGCCTTCCAATTCCGTTCGGCACCGATCCCAGGCGGCCCTTGGGGAAGTCGCGGCTCGAGAGGCTGAAGGGCATCGTCGGCAGCGTGCGCTTCATACTCACCGGCTTGGAGGGCGGAGACTGGAGCTGCCTCGTGGTGTTCGGGGATGCCCCGAAGGAAGGGGAGCCGCGGGTGACGATCACCCTGCCCGCCACCACGGTGACCGAATTGCAGCAGGGCAAAATCGATCCACAGGCGGCTTTCATGCAAGGACGCATCAAACTCGCCGGGGACATGGGTTTTGCCATGCAACTGGGGATGACGCTCTTTATGTAG
- the rfaE2 gene encoding D-glycero-beta-D-manno-heptose 1-phosphate adenylyltransferase — MANEKIVSRARLREVVPELKRSGKRVVFTNGCFDLLHPGHVRYLQAARALGDVLIVALNSDDSVRRLKGPSRPVVPAADRAEVLAALEMVDYVTVFEEDTPLELIQEFVPDVLVKGGDWPLERIVGADVVRAHGGEVHALAYAPGYSTSALIQRIVTLAQSPKSLGEPETT, encoded by the coding sequence ATGGCAAATGAAAAAATCGTAAGCCGCGCGCGTCTGCGCGAGGTGGTCCCGGAGCTAAAGCGTTCCGGTAAACGCGTCGTCTTCACCAACGGCTGCTTCGATCTCCTGCATCCTGGGCACGTGCGCTACCTGCAAGCGGCGCGGGCACTCGGTGACGTGCTCATCGTTGCCCTCAACAGCGATGACTCGGTACGGCGCCTCAAAGGCCCGAGCCGCCCCGTGGTGCCGGCGGCCGATCGTGCCGAGGTGCTCGCGGCTTTGGAGATGGTGGATTACGTCACCGTGTTCGAGGAGGACACTCCTCTCGAATTGATCCAGGAATTCGTGCCCGATGTGCTGGTGAAGGGTGGGGACTGGCCGCTCGAGCGTATCGTCGGCGCTGACGTCGTGCGCGCCCACGGGGGGGAAGTGCATGCACTTGCATACGCTCCAGGATACTCGACGAGCGCGCTCATTCAGCGGATCGTGACGCTTGCCCAATCGCCGAAAAGCCTGGGCGAGCCGGAAACTACATAA
- the nirB gene encoding nitrite reductase large subunit NirB, with the protein MSAKRTVVVVGHGMVGHRFCEALWERDRGRSWQVVVFGEEPRAAYDRVGLTQFFAHRDATRLGLATPELYHEWGMELRVGERVTRIDRERQQVETERGHSVDWDVLVLATGSFPFVPPIPGTELTGVFLYRTIDDLERILAYGERCRRAVVIGGGLLGLEAAKAVYDLGLETYVVEAAPRLMPRQLDQAGARLLQEKIVALGVHVLLNKVTQAITGVRQVAAVEFADGTELGTDMVLFSCGIRPRDELARAAGLTVGPQGGVVVDNYLRTSDPRVYAIGEVALHAGKIYGLVAPGYEMAEVVAANLCGERREFVGGPLAAKLKLLGVEVASFGCTDADGDGRAIVYEDPFAGVYRKLVFDREGKRLLGGILVGDASDYATLVALSRCGAPLPAPPSALVRGAQQSAQPGRGGAALDDAATVCSCHNVSKGAICAAIRQQQLTSLAEVKRATRASTGCGGCAAAVQEILEAELAAGGAPRRKQLCEHFPYSRQELLHIVKVKGYRRFEQLLRSHGRGAGCEVCKPAVASILASLWNEHILDHATIQDTNDRFLANLQRGGLYSVVPRVPAGEITPEKLIVLGQVAKKYGLYAKITGGQRIDLFGAELHQLPDIWEELVAAGFESGHAYGKAMRTVKSCVGSSWCRFGVRDSVGFAIRVELRYRGIRAPHKIKAAVSGCIRECAEAQGKDFGLIATEKGWNLYVCGNGGAKPRHADLLAADLDEETAIRYIDRFLMYYIHTADPLTRTSVWLEKLEGGIEQVRDVVVHDRLGIAADLEAQMQRLVESYRCEWTEVVCNPERRRWFRQFVNSQQSQPGIGLVEERGQKRPVDWPADATLPPPEQIQLSNGKTLAQVLNNGSRRWVRVGRVEDFPEDGAGVVLYGRTQIAVYRFATRGEWYATQNVCPHKRALVLARGLIGDHQGVPTVACPLHKKLFALTNGRCLSGEPLALATFPVEIRHGEVWLHLPPAELLDEALATERVALGRGNAAG; encoded by the coding sequence ATGAGCGCCAAGCGGACGGTGGTGGTGGTCGGGCACGGCATGGTCGGCCACCGGTTTTGCGAGGCGTTGTGGGAGCGAGATCGTGGCCGGAGCTGGCAGGTGGTGGTGTTCGGGGAAGAGCCTCGTGCAGCTTACGACCGGGTAGGGTTGACGCAATTTTTCGCCCATCGGGATGCGACACGATTAGGATTGGCGACGCCGGAGCTTTACCACGAGTGGGGCATGGAGTTGCGGGTGGGCGAGCGCGTCACCCGCATTGATCGCGAGCGCCAGCAAGTAGAGACCGAGCGCGGCCACAGCGTCGACTGGGACGTGCTCGTGCTCGCCACTGGTTCGTTTCCCTTTGTACCGCCGATTCCTGGCACGGAACTGACAGGCGTGTTCTTGTATCGAACCATCGACGACCTCGAGCGCATCTTGGCCTATGGTGAGCGCTGCCGGCGCGCTGTGGTCATCGGCGGAGGCTTGCTTGGCCTCGAAGCGGCCAAGGCTGTGTACGATCTTGGATTGGAGACCTACGTGGTCGAAGCTGCGCCCCGCCTCATGCCGCGCCAGCTCGACCAAGCCGGTGCCCGTTTACTGCAAGAAAAAATCGTAGCGCTCGGTGTGCACGTGCTGCTCAACAAGGTGACGCAGGCGATTACCGGGGTGCGGCAAGTTGCTGCTGTAGAGTTTGCCGATGGCACCGAGCTCGGTACCGACATGGTGCTGTTTTCGTGCGGGATTCGTCCGCGCGACGAACTGGCGCGCGCAGCCGGCCTCACCGTCGGGCCGCAGGGGGGTGTGGTGGTCGACAATTACCTGCGTACCTCCGACCCCCGCGTGTACGCCATCGGTGAGGTGGCCTTGCACGCGGGGAAAATTTACGGCTTGGTTGCCCCGGGGTACGAGATGGCCGAAGTGGTGGCGGCCAACTTGTGCGGGGAGCGGCGGGAGTTTGTCGGCGGACCTTTGGCCGCCAAGCTCAAGCTCTTGGGAGTGGAAGTGGCGAGCTTCGGTTGCACTGACGCCGATGGTGACGGGCGCGCGATCGTGTACGAAGACCCGTTCGCCGGCGTCTACCGTAAGTTGGTGTTCGACCGCGAAGGCAAGCGCTTGCTCGGCGGCATCTTGGTCGGCGATGCCAGCGACTATGCCACCTTGGTGGCGCTAAGCCGCTGCGGGGCGCCACTGCCGGCGCCTCCCAGCGCGTTGGTGCGAGGGGCGCAGCAAAGTGCGCAGCCTGGTCGCGGTGGGGCTGCGCTCGACGATGCGGCCACCGTGTGCTCGTGCCACAACGTGAGCAAGGGGGCGATTTGCGCTGCGATCCGCCAGCAGCAGCTTACCAGTCTCGCGGAAGTCAAACGCGCTACGCGCGCCAGCACCGGTTGCGGCGGCTGCGCTGCGGCCGTGCAGGAGATTCTCGAGGCGGAGCTTGCGGCTGGCGGAGCGCCGCGGCGCAAGCAGTTGTGCGAACACTTTCCGTATTCTCGGCAAGAGCTGCTGCACATCGTCAAGGTGAAGGGGTACCGCCGCTTCGAACAACTCCTGCGCAGCCACGGGCGCGGGGCGGGCTGCGAGGTGTGCAAACCGGCCGTGGCCTCGATCCTGGCGAGCTTGTGGAACGAGCACATCCTCGACCACGCGACGATTCAAGACACCAACGACCGTTTCTTGGCCAACCTGCAGCGTGGCGGTTTGTACTCGGTCGTGCCACGGGTACCGGCGGGAGAAATCACTCCGGAGAAGCTGATCGTGCTCGGGCAAGTGGCGAAGAAATACGGCTTGTACGCGAAAATCACGGGTGGTCAGCGGATCGACTTGTTTGGGGCGGAGCTGCACCAGCTTCCGGACATTTGGGAAGAGCTCGTTGCTGCGGGCTTTGAATCGGGACATGCTTACGGGAAAGCCATGCGCACGGTGAAAAGCTGCGTCGGCTCCAGTTGGTGCCGGTTTGGGGTGCGGGATTCCGTGGGGTTCGCCATCCGGGTGGAGCTGCGCTACCGTGGGATCCGCGCGCCGCACAAAATCAAAGCGGCCGTGTCGGGCTGCATCCGCGAGTGCGCGGAAGCACAAGGGAAGGACTTCGGCCTCATCGCAACGGAAAAAGGTTGGAACCTCTATGTGTGCGGAAACGGAGGGGCCAAGCCTCGGCACGCCGATTTGCTTGCCGCCGACCTCGATGAGGAAACTGCCATCCGGTACATCGATCGCTTTCTCATGTACTACATCCACACGGCAGATCCGCTCACGCGGACAAGTGTATGGCTGGAAAAGCTCGAAGGCGGCATCGAGCAAGTGCGCGATGTGGTGGTACACGACCGGCTGGGCATCGCTGCCGACTTGGAAGCGCAAATGCAACGGCTCGTCGAGAGCTACCGGTGCGAATGGACGGAAGTGGTGTGCAACCCCGAGCGGCGGCGCTGGTTTCGGCAGTTTGTGAATTCGCAGCAAAGCCAACCTGGCATTGGCTTGGTGGAAGAGCGCGGGCAAAAGCGGCCTGTGGACTGGCCTGCGGATGCCACGCTACCGCCGCCGGAGCAGATTCAGCTCTCCAACGGCAAAACCCTGGCGCAGGTGCTGAACAACGGGAGCCGACGCTGGGTTCGGGTCGGCCGTGTGGAGGATTTCCCCGAGGATGGGGCAGGAGTGGTGTTGTACGGGCGCACGCAAATCGCTGTCTATCGCTTTGCGACCCGCGGTGAGTGGTACGCCACGCAGAATGTCTGCCCGCACAAACGCGCACTCGTGCTCGCGCGCGGCCTCATCGGCGACCACCAGGGCGTACCCACGGTGGCGTGCCCATTGCACAAAAAACTCTTTGCGTTGACCAACGGGCGTTGCCTTTCGGGGGAGCCGCTCGCGCTGGCAACCTTCCCCGTGGAAATTCGCCACGGGGAAGTGTGGCTGCACCTGCCACCTGCGGAGTTGCTGGACGAAGCCCTCGCAACCGAGCGGGTTGCGCTCGGCCGCGGCAACGCCGCGGGTTAG
- a CDS encoding nitrate reductase, producing the protein MRLGRFWRALGYGGLAAELERVDAGAKIGQVPARLCPDAVAPIVCGYCSTGCGLLAHLQEGRAVNLSPDPDYPVNLDKACPKGWQALTVLEAPDRATVPLLRDRHGARRRVSWGEAIDVFVENMRRVIQRYGPKSVAFLGTGQMPTEELALFGALAKFGMGIVHGDGNTRQCMASAVVAYKECFGFDSPPYTYADLEESEVVVLVGSNLAVAHPILWQRLLRNQQLRALIVVDPRVTETAACATLHLALRPKSDLTLFYGLAHVLLRESWYDAEFVARHTCGFDAFAAHVAAHPPERVAAATGVPSETLLQVARLVGTHRRVSFWWTMGVNQSHEGTRVAQALIALALLTGNIGRPGTGANSITGQCNAMGSRLFANTTCLLGGRDFHNPEHRRQVAEILHIDPARIPTSPGYAYPEIVEAIAAGEIRALWIAGTNPLHSWINRRDLQDVFERLEFLVVQDMYHSTETAERAHLLLPAAGWGEKWGTVINSERRIGVIRPLRLPPGEALPDFAIFQRLAEGWGVGRLFRRWRTPQEVFLLLRELSRGQPCDFTGISGYEALERAGGIQWPWPEAMAAREPEVHRRLFSDGRFYHPDGKARFVFEAPRATPELPDADYPLLLLTGRGSAAQWHTQTRTGKAPILRRLSPSVAYVEMHPSDAVRYGIDPGCEVIVESRRGKARVRAWVTPTVRPGQVFLPMHDRQTNALTQAVFDPYSRQPSYKACAVRVRPALRREER; encoded by the coding sequence ATGAGGCTGGGTCGGTTCTGGCGCGCGTTGGGGTACGGTGGTCTGGCCGCCGAGCTCGAGCGGGTGGATGCAGGTGCGAAAATCGGCCAGGTGCCGGCGCGCTTGTGTCCGGATGCAGTGGCCCCGATCGTGTGCGGCTACTGCTCGACCGGCTGCGGGTTGCTCGCGCACTTGCAGGAGGGCCGCGCGGTCAATCTTTCCCCGGACCCGGACTATCCGGTGAACCTGGACAAGGCGTGTCCCAAGGGTTGGCAAGCCCTCACCGTGTTGGAGGCTCCGGATCGCGCCACTGTGCCGCTGTTGCGCGACCGTCATGGGGCTCGCCGCCGGGTATCGTGGGGCGAGGCAATCGATGTGTTCGTGGAGAACATGCGCCGCGTCATCCAACGCTATGGTCCAAAGTCGGTGGCCTTCCTCGGCACTGGCCAAATGCCTACCGAAGAACTGGCCCTTTTCGGCGCGCTGGCCAAGTTCGGCATGGGAATCGTGCATGGCGATGGCAACACCCGCCAATGCATGGCTAGTGCGGTGGTCGCTTATAAAGAGTGCTTCGGCTTCGATTCCCCACCTTATACCTACGCGGATCTCGAGGAAAGCGAAGTCGTCGTCCTCGTCGGCTCCAACCTCGCGGTGGCTCACCCCATTTTGTGGCAGCGGCTGTTGCGCAACCAGCAGTTGCGGGCATTGATTGTGGTAGATCCGCGGGTGACCGAAACGGCTGCCTGCGCCACCCTGCACCTTGCCCTGCGTCCAAAATCCGATTTGACCTTGTTTTACGGACTCGCCCACGTGCTCTTGCGCGAGAGCTGGTACGATGCCGAGTTCGTTGCCCGGCACACCTGTGGCTTCGACGCCTTTGCGGCCCACGTGGCTGCACACCCTCCGGAGCGCGTTGCCGCTGCCACGGGAGTGCCGTCGGAGACACTGCTGCAGGTCGCACGGCTGGTGGGTACGCATCGGCGGGTTTCCTTTTGGTGGACCATGGGGGTCAACCAAAGTCACGAGGGAACGCGTGTGGCGCAAGCCCTGATTGCGCTTGCGTTATTGACGGGAAACATCGGGCGTCCCGGGACCGGCGCGAACTCGATTACCGGTCAGTGCAACGCGATGGGCTCGCGGCTATTTGCCAACACCACGTGCTTGCTGGGCGGAAGGGACTTTCACAACCCCGAGCATCGCCGCCAAGTTGCGGAGATTTTGCACATCGACCCCGCACGCATTCCAACCTCGCCGGGGTACGCGTATCCGGAAATTGTCGAAGCCATTGCTGCCGGTGAGATTCGTGCCTTATGGATCGCCGGCACCAACCCGCTGCATTCCTGGATCAACCGGCGTGATTTGCAGGACGTGTTCGAGCGGCTCGAGTTTCTGGTCGTTCAGGATATGTACCACTCCACCGAAACCGCTGAGCGCGCGCACTTGCTGCTGCCGGCGGCTGGCTGGGGAGAAAAATGGGGCACCGTGATCAACTCCGAGCGCCGCATCGGCGTGATTCGGCCGCTCCGCCTTCCGCCCGGCGAGGCATTACCTGACTTTGCAATTTTCCAACGTCTCGCCGAGGGCTGGGGCGTTGGTCGCTTGTTTCGGCGTTGGCGCACGCCACAAGAGGTCTTCTTGCTGCTGCGCGAATTGTCTCGCGGGCAGCCTTGCGATTTCACCGGCATAAGCGGCTACGAAGCGTTGGAGCGCGCAGGTGGGATCCAGTGGCCATGGCCGGAAGCCATGGCGGCACGGGAGCCCGAGGTGCATCGGCGCCTGTTCAGCGACGGGCGGTTTTATCATCCCGATGGCAAAGCACGCTTTGTGTTCGAAGCGCCGAGGGCAACTCCGGAGCTCCCCGACGCCGACTATCCGTTGCTGCTGTTGACCGGGCGCGGCTCGGCCGCGCAGTGGCACACGCAAACGCGGACGGGCAAAGCGCCGATTCTGCGGCGCTTGTCGCCGAGCGTTGCGTATGTGGAGATGCACCCGAGCGATGCGGTGCGTTACGGCATCGATCCGGGCTGCGAGGTGATTGTCGAATCGCGCCGGGGCAAGGCCCGCGTGCGTGCGTGGGTCACGCCGACAGTGCGCCCTGGCCAGGTGTTCCTGCCCATGCACGACCGGCAAACCAATGCCCTGACCCAAGCCGTGTTCGACCCCTATTCGCGCCAGCCTTCTTACAAAGCTTGCGCAGTGCGCGTTCGCCCCGCCCTGCGTCGGGAGGAAAGATGA
- a CDS encoding dimethyl sulfoxide reductase anchor subunit, protein MASRRVFTMASTLHGSGGVLRFDAPAKAPAPVLPSAVEEFASAQARGTLPSSGLYRHPLPMRAPRTGEQYAFAVDLDACTGCKACVTACHALNGLDPEEAWRNVTLLSGTSETAVVLQHVTASCHHCLQPACLEGCPANAYKKDTLTGIVRHLDDQCIGCRYCTFTCPYGAPQYVARLGIVRKCDMCAGRLNAGQAPACVQGCPNGAIRIELVERTEVEARARAESFLPHGAHPRLTEPTSRYAKRHWPEHLRLADPELLRPEEGHWPLAIMLVLTQLAVGAFFIGKLVQQAGTGIAVREGHAALSAATASLALGASLLHLGRPLLAWRAVLGLGHSWLSREVVAFGAFAALAAVAAAIEGGLLRGWGGALAGFVQTGAALAGGIGLVASAMVYRRTARPLWHGALWRFGLTTLLLGSAASAVSVLVHVPGSAAASERTVQGLAVAMIMLALVKLGLEARVFWWARKGLSSALGRAARLLTDVLYQWSVLRFACGWVGGVVVPLLLLVPVPPGSAQPFAAALVALLLLVSGELLERWLFFRAGVPATAVEVSA, encoded by the coding sequence ATGGCCTCTCGTCGCGTCTTCACGATGGCAAGCACGTTGCACGGCTCGGGGGGCGTGTTGCGCTTCGATGCCCCGGCAAAAGCCCCCGCGCCTGTGCTGCCGAGCGCAGTGGAAGAATTTGCCTCGGCGCAAGCGCGGGGCACGTTGCCGAGCAGTGGGCTGTATCGGCACCCGCTACCGATGCGGGCACCACGAACCGGTGAGCAATACGCATTTGCGGTCGACCTTGACGCTTGCACAGGCTGCAAGGCGTGCGTGACGGCTTGTCATGCGCTCAACGGTCTCGACCCCGAGGAAGCGTGGCGCAATGTGACGCTGCTCAGCGGCACGAGCGAGACCGCCGTTGTGCTCCAGCATGTGACTGCGAGCTGCCACCACTGTTTGCAGCCCGCGTGCCTTGAAGGGTGTCCAGCGAACGCATACAAAAAGGACACGCTCACGGGCATCGTTCGCCACCTCGACGACCAGTGCATCGGTTGTCGCTATTGCACGTTCACCTGCCCGTACGGCGCACCGCAGTACGTTGCCCGGCTAGGCATCGTGCGCAAGTGCGACATGTGCGCTGGGCGGCTGAACGCGGGCCAAGCCCCAGCGTGCGTACAAGGCTGCCCGAACGGAGCCATCCGCATCGAGTTAGTCGAGCGCACCGAGGTCGAAGCGCGAGCCCGTGCCGAAAGCTTTTTGCCGCACGGGGCGCATCCTCGTCTCACGGAGCCGACATCGCGCTACGCCAAGCGACACTGGCCGGAGCATTTGCGTCTGGCTGACCCGGAACTCCTCCGCCCGGAGGAGGGCCATTGGCCCCTGGCGATCATGTTGGTGCTCACTCAACTTGCAGTGGGCGCGTTTTTCATCGGGAAGTTGGTGCAGCAGGCGGGCACAGGCATAGCCGTGCGGGAAGGACATGCGGCGCTTTCCGCGGCTACAGCCAGCCTCGCTCTCGGTGCTAGCCTGCTGCACCTTGGCCGTCCGCTCTTAGCCTGGCGCGCCGTGCTTGGTCTTGGGCACTCTTGGTTGAGCCGCGAGGTCGTTGCCTTCGGCGCCTTTGCTGCTTTGGCGGCGGTGGCAGCGGCAATTGAAGGCGGACTGCTGAGGGGCTGGGGAGGAGCGTTGGCTGGGTTTGTGCAAACGGGCGCGGCCCTCGCGGGTGGCATCGGGCTGGTAGCCTCGGCCATGGTGTACCGGCGCACGGCCCGCCCGCTGTGGCATGGTGCTTTGTGGCGCTTCGGGCTCACGACGTTGCTACTGGGCAGTGCGGCGAGCGCGGTAAGCGTGCTGGTGCATGTTCCCGGTTCCGCTGCTGCTTCCGAGCGCACCGTGCAGGGGCTGGCGGTGGCGATGATCATGTTGGCGTTGGTCAAACTCGGGCTCGAGGCCAGGGTGTTTTGGTGGGCCCGGAAGGGATTGAGCTCGGCCTTGGGTCGCGCCGCGCGTTTACTCACCGACGTCTTGTACCAATGGAGCGTGTTGCGCTTTGCCTGCGGCTGGGTCGGTGGGGTAGTTGTGCCGTTGCTGTTGCTCGTGCCCGTGCCGCCGGGCTCGGCGCAACCTTTCGCCGCCGCGCTCGTTGCTTTGCTGTTGCTCGTGAGTGGCGAGTTGCTCGAGCGCTGGTTGTTCTTCCGTGCGGGGGTGCCGGCAACTGCCGTGGAGGTGTCGGCATGA